A single genomic interval of Desulfovibrio sp. TomC harbors:
- a CDS encoding AAA family ATPase has protein sequence MLQTAYQGVGFFIQKNPNPRIVGISMKIEAITLKNFKIFKDVTIRDLPRFCVVVGANGSGKTTLFDVFGFLHDALKGNVRKALDSRGRFREVLSRGAGPDETILIEIQYRMDIVGVDRLVTYFLEICERDGRPVIKREILRYKRGRHGAPFHFLDFKEGEGFAISNEEDFNKPDEDLERESQKLDSPDILAIKGLGQFDRFKAANAFRRLVEAWHVSDFHINSARGRKEASGESEHLSETGDNLPRVALYLYEQHREVFDNILLGMTRRVPGVQNITPKLLDDGYLTLRFQDGSFKTPFLDRYVSDGTIKMFAYLVLLYDPKPHPLLCVEEPENQLYPKLMPELAEEFRLYANRGGQVIVSTHSPDFLNACELDEVLWLVKKDGYAELRRAKDDPQIAAYMNDGDSMGYLWKQGFFEGADPQ, from the coding sequence ATGCTACAGACCGCCTACCAAGGCGTGGGATTCTTTATCCAAAAGAATCCCAACCCCAGAATTGTGGGTATCTCAATGAAAATCGAAGCGATCACCCTCAAAAACTTTAAGATTTTTAAAGACGTTACAATTCGGGATTTGCCGAGATTTTGTGTTGTTGTGGGCGCAAACGGCTCAGGAAAAACAACCTTATTTGATGTCTTTGGTTTTTTGCATGACGCATTAAAAGGCAATGTCCGAAAGGCTCTTGATAGCCGTGGAAGATTCAGGGAGGTTCTTAGTCGTGGTGCGGGTCCTGATGAAACAATATTGATTGAAATACAGTATCGAATGGACATTGTTGGAGTTGATCGCCTTGTTACATATTTTCTTGAAATTTGCGAGCGAGACGGAAGGCCGGTTATTAAAAGAGAAATTCTTCGCTACAAGCGAGGGAGACATGGTGCCCCATTTCATTTTCTAGATTTTAAAGAAGGTGAAGGTTTTGCAATTAGCAATGAAGAGGATTTTAATAAGCCGGATGAAGATTTGGAAAGAGAAAGTCAGAAACTTGATTCTCCAGACATATTAGCGATTAAGGGGTTGGGGCAATTTGACAGGTTTAAAGCTGCCAATGCTTTTCGCCGGCTTGTGGAAGCTTGGCATGTTTCTGATTTTCACATTAATTCCGCACGTGGCCGCAAAGAAGCATCAGGCGAATCCGAGCATTTATCAGAGACTGGTGACAATTTGCCCAGAGTCGCTCTCTATCTGTACGAGCAGCACCGAGAAGTATTCGATAATATTCTTTTAGGGATGACACGCCGGGTCCCAGGAGTTCAAAATATAACTCCGAAACTTTTGGACGATGGCTATCTTACGTTACGTTTTCAAGATGGATCATTCAAAACGCCATTTCTCGATCGTTATGTTTCCGATGGAACAATAAAAATGTTCGCCTACCTCGTTTTGCTTTATGACCCGAAGCCACACCCTCTGCTTTGTGTTGAAGAGCCCGAGAACCAGTTGTACCCAAAACTTATGCCTGAACTGGCTGAGGAATTTCGATTGTATGCGAATCGGGGGGGGCAAGTTATCGTGTCCACGCATTCGCCAGATTTTTTGAATGCTTGTGAGCTTGATGAAGTTCTTTGGCTGGTGAAAAAAGATGGGTATGCAGAGTTACGGAGGGCAAAGGATGATCCACAGATAGCTGCCTATATGAATGATGGCGACAGCATGGGCTATCTCTGGAAACAAGGGTTTTTTGAAGGGGCCGACCCGCAATGA